The Amycolatopsis solani genome segment CGCGCGGCTGTTCGCGGCCCTGCAGTACGTGGTCGTGGACGAACTGCACTCCTTCCTGGGCACCGAGCGCGGTGCGCAGTTGCTCTCCCAGTTGCACCGCCTCGAAATCGCCGTCAAGCGGCGAGTGCCGAGAATCGGGCTGTCCGCGACGCTCGGCGACATGTCGCTGGCCGCGGACCAGCTCCGCCCGGACCACGGTGACCGGGTTACGGTCCTGGAATCGGCGGCGACCGGCCAGGAACTGCGACTGCAGCTGCGCAGCTACGTCGACGAACGGCCGGACACCGAGGACGAGACGGGCATGGCCGTCCGCGGCATCGCCGACCACCTGTTCGCGAACCTGCGCGGCAGAACCAATCTGGTGTTCGCCAACGCGCGTTCACGGGTCGAGCTGTACGCGGCCGAACTCGCCGACCGCAGTCTCGCCACGGGTGTCCCCAACGAATTCCACGCCCACCACGGCAACCTCGCCAAGGAACTCCGCGAGGACGTCGAAGCGATGCTCCGCGACCCGGCCAAGCCGGCCACCGCCGTCTGCACGACCACGCTGGAGATGGGCATCGACATCGGCGTCATCGCCCAAGTCGCGCAGATCGGTCCCCCGCCCTCGGTCGCTTCGCTGCGGCAACGGCTCGGCCGCTCCGGACGTCGCGACGAACCGGCGGTTCTCCGTGCTTACTGCGCCACGGTGGCGATCGACGCCGAGACCCCGCTCCTCGACCGGTTGCAGCTGCCGCTGGTGCAGACGATCGCGTCGATCGACCTGCTGCTCGAACGCTGGTGCGAGCCGCCCGACCCGTCCCGGCTGCACCTGTCCACGCTGATCCAGCAGCTCTTGTCGTTGATCGCCCAGCACGGCGGGGCGCGGGCGGCCGAGGCGTACCGCGTGCTGTGCGGACGCGGAAGCCCGTTCTCGGCCGTCACCACAGCGCAGTTCGCGGATCTGCTCCGCACCCTCGGCGCCAGAGACGTGCTCACCCAAGCCGGCGACGGCACGCTGTTGCTCGGCGGGCGCGGGGAGCCCGCGGTCAACCACTACACGTTCTACGCTGCTTTCCAGACGCCCGAGGAATACCGGCTCGTCCACAATGGACGACAGCTCGGCACCACGCCCATTGACTTCCCCCTCTACGAAGGCCTGTTGCTGGTCTTCGCCGGCCGGCGGTGGCGCGTCGTCGCGGTCCACGAGGAGGACAAGGTCGTCCAGTTGACCCCGGCACCGGGCGGTAAGCCGCCGCGGCTGGGCGACACCGGCGGGCTGGTGCATCGAAAAGTCCGGGAAAGGATGCGAACGCTCCTCGAAGGCGACACCGTCACGGCCTACCTCGACCAGCAGTCGCGAACGCTGCTCGAGCAAGCCCGGCGTGCGTACGCGGCTCTCGAACTCGACCGGAATCCGGTCATCGCCGACGGCTCCGACACCCTGCTGTTGCCGTGGACCGGCGACCGCGCACTGCACACCCTGGCGGCCATCTTCAACGCCTCCAGGATGGAAGCGGCGGTCGACGGCGCCGCGCTCCGGCTCGTCGGCGCCACCCGCGAAGCGGCGATGACCGCCGTGACGACGGTGGCCGAAGGGCCCGCACCCGATCCGCTGGAACTCGCCCGCAAGGTCGAGAGCAAGGCGGTCGAGAAGTTCGACAGCTGGTTGAGCGAGGAGCTGCTCTGCGACCAGTTCGCCTCCGCCGCGCTCGACTGCGCGGGGGCGGTCGAATGCGCCCGGAACGTCGCCGAGCGTTATACGGCCACCCCGCCCACGGAGACTTCCGGGCAAACTTCCGGCGCCCTCTCGTCATCGACCGTGGTGTGGTGTTAACTGTCCGGACAGACAGAGAGCGTTTCCCCGACCTCGGCTGCGACGGCACAAAGCGGTACCGGTTCGCCCGCCCTGCCCGGAAAGGCCGTCCTCCGATGCGAGTGTCCGCACCGCTGTCTTCCGGTCAGCAGCGCCTTTGGACCGTCTCCCAGCTGGATGGGGCCGGCTCGGCCTACAACGAGACCATGGCCTTCACCCTGCGGGGCCCCCTGGACCGCGAAGCGCTGCAGCGGGCCTTCGACGCTCTCGCCGATCGGCACGAAGCGCTGCGGACCCGGATCGTCGTCGAGGACGGGCGGCCCGTGCAAATCGTCGAACCCGCCGGTCACGGGTTTCCCTGCGTCATCACCGAACGGCCGGACGAGGTGGCCGGGCCGAGCGAGCCGTTCGACCTCTCGCGTGCTCCGCTGGCCCGGGCCCAACTGCTCGTCGAGTCCGACGAACGACACGTCCTGGTGATCACCGTCCACCACGTCGTCTTCGACGGGTGGTCCCGCACGCTTCTGCTGCGCGAGCTGGGGCTCCTCTACGGCGCGACGACCGCTCTGCCGCCTGCGCGGCCGTACCGCGAGCACGCCCAAGCGCAGCAGGACTGGCTGGCCGGTGACGGCCCGGCGCCGCACGAGGCGTACTGGCGGGAGCGGCTCGACGGCGTGACTCCCGTGCTGGAGCTGCCCGCCGACCGGCCGCGTCCGGCGCGGCAGGACTTCCGCGGTGCGCAGGTGCCCGTCGCGCTCGGGCCGGAGCTCACCGCGCGAGTGAAAGCCGTCGCGCGCGAGCACGGGGTCACGCTCTACTCCACCATCCTGACCTGTTGGTTCATCTTGCTTTCCCGGCTTTCCGCGCAGGATGACATCGTTGTCGGCGTGCCGACCGCGAACCGCGGGGCCGGCGGTGAACACCCCGACACGCTCGGGTTCTTCGTCAACACCCTCGCCGTGCGCGCCGAGCTGGGCGGCGCACCCACCGGGGCCGCCCTGCTCAAGCAGGTCCGCGCGTCCCTGCGGGGCGCGATCGACCACGTCGAGCTGCCGTTCGAACGGGTCGTCGAGCTGGTGAACCCGCCGCGCAGCCCGGCGCACACCCCGCTGTTCCAGACGATGTTCGCCTGGGTGCCGACCCTGCACGACGTCCTCGAGCTGCCGGGTGTCGCGGCCGAGCCGCTCGACGTCGAGCACGCCCCCGCGAAGTTCGACCTCGCGCTCGGCCTCGCCGACGAGCACGACGACGTCCTCGGGCACCTCGACTACGCCGTCGCCCTCTTCGACCGCGGCACCGCCGAGCGGTACGTCCGGTACCTCGTGCGGCTGCTCGACCAGCTGGCCGCCCGCCCCGAAGCCGACGTCACGGACTACGAGCTGCTCGACGACGCCGAGCGCCGCGAAATCCTCACCGCCTGGAGCACCGGCCCCGAGCCGCGCCGGCGGCCCGGTGGCCTCGTCGAGCGGTTCACCGCCCACGCCGACGCCACCCCGGACGCTCCCGCGCTCGTCTGCGACGACCGGACCCTCAGCTACGGCGAGCTGGACCGCCGCGCCACGAGGCTGGCGAACGGCCTGCGCCGCCGGGGTGCCAAGCCGGGCGAGGTCGTCGCCATCCGGAGCGGGCGGTCGGCCGATCTGGTGGTTTCCGTGCTGGGCGTGCTGAAAACCGGCGCCGCCTACCTCCCGCTCGACCCGGCCCAGCCCGCGGCGCGGCAGGCGGCGATGATCGAGGACGCGCGCCCGGTC includes the following:
- a CDS encoding DEAD/DEAH box helicase, which encodes MNSPVSASEARHFGLLHPKVQRWVWQQGWSELRDVQDAAIPAILGGDTDVLIGAATAAGKTEAAFLPICSKLAERSGPGIQALYVGPLKALINDQFRRTEELCEALEIRTHRWHGDVAGTRKQALLRDPSGILLITPESLEAMFVLRGTQLARLFAALQYVVVDELHSFLGTERGAQLLSQLHRLEIAVKRRVPRIGLSATLGDMSLAADQLRPDHGDRVTVLESAATGQELRLQLRSYVDERPDTEDETGMAVRGIADHLFANLRGRTNLVFANARSRVELYAAELADRSLATGVPNEFHAHHGNLAKELREDVEAMLRDPAKPATAVCTTTLEMGIDIGVIAQVAQIGPPPSVASLRQRLGRSGRRDEPAVLRAYCATVAIDAETPLLDRLQLPLVQTIASIDLLLERWCEPPDPSRLHLSTLIQQLLSLIAQHGGARAAEAYRVLCGRGSPFSAVTTAQFADLLRTLGARDVLTQAGDGTLLLGGRGEPAVNHYTFYAAFQTPEEYRLVHNGRQLGTTPIDFPLYEGLLLVFAGRRWRVVAVHEEDKVVQLTPAPGGKPPRLGDTGGLVHRKVRERMRTLLEGDTVTAYLDQQSRTLLEQARRAYAALELDRNPVIADGSDTLLLPWTGDRALHTLAAIFNASRMEAAVDGAALRLVGATREAAMTAVTTVAEGPAPDPLELARKVESKAVEKFDSWLSEELLCDQFASAALDCAGAVECARNVAERYTATPPTETSGQTSGALSSSTVVWC